One segment of Podospora pseudopauciseta strain CBS 411.78 chromosome 5 map unlocalized CBS411.78m_5.2, whole genome shotgun sequence DNA contains the following:
- a CDS encoding uncharacterized protein (COG:S; EggNog:ENOG503P2P2) gives MKKLFRKLKDKKPSGNDQGLLETTSLREALPSIAQDITPPAPIQTPVAQPSPPTTTAPPIEVLPSSNICQICFHLDATHAPRDGNLNTKDPSWAELEYNLPPDTHAAKLVPKSEDLINSANGGCMHCFIVRTALNAIHPGWENEKTILHIFLAPGVPVVVRLEFGSLITTHMSREEALQTYGFDVPVKFTVTVRDAEKPSVDVEIYRPLSPSPSGGSGAPGPGFDLSSLVRHVGFGEEIPQCAGNEDSLNFINKRVNECITSHSCEGNNKLLPQLPSRVIWLQAHTPSHIQLVEPTGIRAKYIALSYCWGSVSPDTYLTDARNLESRKAGINYDELPPLLQDVVTCVRALGIEYLWVDRLCIVQGDDGDFSTQAPKMGDIYGDATLTIAAASGESENDRILLERDTKAGPFSLDLKLKGMGTLTLKVRRRTHKLETEYVGGDYGRVSTRAWIWQERLLSSRTVFFTPRALKFECHHHSVWQGYAPGVVGNSWSTHVELASSSHNAWLRLLIEFMKRNITNASDRLPAIESVMKRIAVKTGWSPFWGVFEEKLVESLGWSAIDLKTSSGQASCRMNPGHYAPTWSWASVDGEITYIHVLTDQHYAPLHQVDPLMYELQCRDLDRATGAITMVGSYLIGGIRCTIEPNASYSEESEMTREVGKYRYTHNVRVSGQHPDFLFNPDVPLMSVEGDPNQPYSGSAVRAPYGVDDPTEEWTGNCLVLLVARRNKRSLALLLGASLRNIDGAAWERIGLSTSIDVSVWDEEHVKTGLIRVV, from the exons ATGAAGAAGCTATTCCGAAAGCTCAAGGACAAAAAACCCAGTGGCAATGACCAGGGTCTCTTGGAGACAACCTCTCTCCGGGAAGCTCTCCCCTCCATTGCTCAAGACATCACACCGCCTGCTCCCATCCAAACTCCGGTCGctcaaccatcaccccctaCAACTACAGCGCCACCCATAGAAGTCCTCCCATCAAGCAACATCTGTCAAATCTGCTTTCACCTCGACGCAACACACGCCCCTAGAGATggcaacctcaacaccaaagaCCCTTCCTGGGCCGAACTCGAGTACAATCTCCCACCGGACACACATGCCGCCAAACTTGTCCCCAAATCAGAGGATCTCATCAATTCGGCAAACGGCGGCTGCATGCACTGTTTCATCGTGCGCACAGCGTTGAATGCCATCCATCCAGGCTGGGAGAATGAAAAGACCATCCTCCACATTTTCCTGGCGCCTGGTGTTCCCGTGGTGGTGCGACTAGAGTTTGGAAGCTTGATCACGACGCATATGAGCCGAGAGGAGGCGTTGCAGACTTATGGCTTTGATGTCCCGGTCAAGTTCACGGTCACTGTTCGTGATGCTGAGAAGCCCAgtgttgatgtcgagattTATCGACCACTTTCGCCCAGCCCCTCTGGAGGCTCTGGCGCCCCTGGACCAG GCTTCGACTTGTCATCCCTTGTACGGCACGTCGGCTTCGGCGAGGAGATCCCACAGTGTGCCGGTAATGAGGACTCGTTAAATTTCATCAACAAACGAGTGAACGAGTGCATCACATCCCATAGCTGTGAAGGCAACAACAAGCTGCTTCCACAGTTGCCTAGCCGGGTGATCTGGCTTCAGGCGCACACGCCGAGCCATATTCAGCTTGTTGAGCCCACTGGAATCCGCGCCAAGTACATAGCTCTCAGTTACTGCTGGGGTTCCGTCTCGCCAGATACCTATCTCACTGATGCACGCAACCTGGAGTCAAGAAAAGCAGGGATCAACTACGATGAGCTTCCGCCGCTTCTGCAAGACGTTGTAACGTGTGTCCGCGCCCTCGGCATCGAGTATCTGTGGGTTGACCGGCTGTGTATCGTCCaaggcgatgatggtgactTTTCCACGCAGGCACCCAAGATGGGTGACATCTACGGGGATGCCACACTCACCATCGCAGCCGCCTCTGGGGAGTCTGAAAATGATCGCATTCTTCTTGAAAGAGACACCAAGGCCGGCCCGTTCTCGCTTGACCTAAAGCTCAAGGGCATGGGTACGCTAACGCTGAAGGTCCGTCGACGAACGCACAAGCTTGAAACCGAATATGTGGGAGGAGACTATGGTCGGGTGTCAACACGGGCCTGGATCTGGCAGGAACGTCTTCTCTCGTCTCGCACCGTGTTCTTCACCCCCCGTGCTCTCAAGTTTGAATGCCATCACCACTCGGTTTGGCAAGGTTATGCCCCTGGCGTTGTTGGAAACTCGTGGTCAACACACGTCGAGTTGGCCTCCAGCTCACACAACGCATGGCTACGGTTGCTCATCGAGTTTATGAAGcgcaacatcaccaacgcaTCGGACCGGCTGCCCGCCATCGAATCCGTCATGAAGCGAATCGCAGTCAAGACCGGTTGGAGCCCTTTTTGGGGCGTCTTCGAAGAGAAGCTTGTCGAAAGCCTTGGCTGGAGCGCCATAGACCTGAAAACATCTTCGGGGCAGGCTAGCTGCCGTATGAATCCAGGACACTATGCTCCGACGTGGAGTTGGGCGAGCGTTGATGGTGAGATTACGTATATCCATGTGTTGACCGACCAGCACTACGCGCCCCTGCACCAGGTTGATCCCCTCATGTACGAACTGCAATGTCGAGATCTTGATCGTGCCACTGGCGCTATTACAATGGTCGGAAGCTATCTCATTGGCGGCATTCGATGTACCATCGAGCCGAACGCATCGTACAGCGAAGAGAGTGAGATGACCCGTGAGGTGGGCAAATACCGCTACACCCACAACGTCCGGGTATCTGGACAGCATCCGGACTTCCTCTTCAATCCTGATGTCCCATTGATGTCGGTGGAGGGTGACCCAAATCAGCCATACTCGGGCTCGGCGGTAAGAGCGCCGTACGGGGTCGACGATCCAACAGAGGAATGGACCGGAAATTGTTTGGTTTTGTTGGTTGCGAGACGAAACAAAAGGTCGCTGGCTCTTCTGCTGGGAGCTTCGCTGAGAAATATCGATGGAGCGGCGTGGGAACGTATTGGACTATCCACCTCGATTGATGTGTCTGTCTGGGACGAGGAACATGTCAAGACGGGGCTGATTAGGGTTGTATGA
- a CDS encoding uncharacterized protein (EggNog:ENOG503PDT1): MALLKLPPETLIQIFDHVGSSYFRSDLSRLTVCKQWSEFAHTACFRDLYVTQKILRRLLSSPYVESSLRLVKNSVETLDLNLKGFEDWDSIPLSGHDPQAVNVWNGAHGHAVRATWTTELNNDLLYLAAIIQQSRRLRILRIQATSELHPLLRFLERRDYLFLSTICAFLSVSNLTSLDLDLCGTRLIPHQSQERGEGIHVCTSIAALLTTLRRLRLRMRSICADVLRTPQHCTDLKLNEMLINLSLSNESPVTTSAAHATCCGSSTEGFLQLKADMEKQAQVLVAQMAAPKIVRILTHALPRIEMRAFDVLTGRNVALSEGAEWDDEGEVIEDQVSADESEISDLSSDDDE; the protein is encoded by the coding sequence ATGGCACTCCTCAAACTTCCCCCCGAAACCTTGATTCAAATTTTCGATCATGTGGGCTCCTCCTATTTTCGCTCGGATCTGTCACGCCTCACAGTCTGTAAGCAGTGGAGCGAATTTGCCCATACCGCGTGCTTCCGGGATCTTTACGTTACTCAGAAGATACTACGACGCTTGCTGTCTTCTCCGTATGTTGAATCAAGTCTGCGTCTAGTCAAAAACAGCGTGGAAACCTTGGACCTGAATTTGAAAGGCTTTGAAGACTGGGACTCTATTCCGCTGTCTGGACATGATCCGCAGGCCGTAAATGTCTGGAATGGCGCTCATGGACACGCTGTGCGCGCAACCTGGACAACAGAGTTGAATAACGATCTCCTCTACCTCGCCGCCATCATCCAACAATCACGGAGACTGCGAATCTTACGCATCCAAGCCACCAGTGAACTGCATCCGCTACTTCGTTTCCTAGAACGTCGTGACTACCTTTTTCTATCTACAATATGCGCCTTCTTGTCGGTCAGCAACCTAACTAGTCTAGACCTAGATCTATGCGGTACTCGACTTATACCGCATCAAAGCCAAGAGCGCGGTGAAGGAATCCATGTCTGCACGAGTATCGCCGCGCTTCTTACTACGCTACGACGTTTGCGACTGCGCATGCGCAGTATTTGTGCCGATGTTCTAAGAACCCCACAGCATTGCACCGATCTGAAACTGAACGAGATGCTCATCAACCTCAGTCTGTCCAACGAGTCACCTGTAACCACCTCGGCAGCGCACGCCACATGTTGCGGTTCCTCTACAGAAGGGTTCCTTCAACTGAAAGCGGATATGGAGAAGCAGGCGCAAGTTCTTGTGGCACAGATGGCTGCCCCAAAAATAGTGAGGATATTGACGCATGCGCTTCCACGTATTGAAATGCGAGCGTTCGACGTCTTGACTGGCAGAAATGTCGCATTGAGTGAGGGTGCGGAGTGGGATGACGAGGGCGAGGTTATCGAGGACCAAGTGTCGGCCGACGAATCCGAGATTTCGGACCTTTCCTCAGACGACGATGAATAG
- the MFS2_1 gene encoding MFS siderochrome iron transporter 1 (EggNog:ENOG503NW0J; COG:U), which translates to MRDALSRLRPHSNVPVVEPGVDEKAASDKEANVVNTEGVKESVADDSDAISLDAQRGVQDIEALTKVWTKQDIILAYVTIWIIYFVDAMQQNMTNSLLPYVTSAFSAHSLTPTVSIFAYLISGLSKLPLAKILDIWGRPQGFILMVICLTIGLVLMAACQNVETYAAAQVFYLVGYNGVTYSISIFVADTSSLKNRSLMFAFASSPYIITVWVGGPLADAFLYGPGWRWAFGAFAIITPVMCVPLLALFYKNYKKAKALGVMPERNSGRTWLESLKYYAIEFDVFGLLLIIAGLALFLLPFNIYFYQADGWASATCIAMLVVGFVLCVAFAVYEKWWAPKTFIPYELLTDRTVLGACILAGNLFISFYIWNSFFGSFLQVVSGLDITRASYIQNIYSIGSCFWSLVVGVLIRWTGRFKWLALYFGVPVTILGVALMVVFRQPDSNIGYIAMCQIFIAVSGGTLVICEQMAAMAATTHQYIAVVLAIEAMFANVGGAIGGTVATSIWGTVFPRSLNKFLPEAEKANVSLIFSDLKTQLDYPWGSETRIAIQDSYGDAMRYMIIASAVIQVISIVSVAVWRDIKVKDFKQVKGNVI; encoded by the exons ATGAGGGATGCTCTTTCTCGGCTGCGGCCGCACAGCAATGTTCCTGTCGTGGAACCAGGAGTGGACGAGAAGGCCGCCAGCGACAAGGAGGCCAATGTCGTCAATACCGAGGGTGTCAAGGAATCTGTCGCTGACGACTCAGATGCCATCTCGCTCGATGCTCAGCGTGGTGTGCAGGATATCGAGGCCCTGACCAAGGTGTGGACGAAACAGGACATTATTTTGGCATATGTCAC TATCTGGATCATCTACTTCGTCGATGCGATGCAGCAGAACATGACCAACAGTCTGCTGCCCTACGTCACGAGTGCCTTCTCTGCCCATTCGCTCACCCCTACCGTCTCGATCTTTGCGTACCTGATCTCCGGCCTGTCCAAGTTGCCCCTTGCCAAGATTCTCGATATCTGGGGTCGTCCGCAGGGTTTCATCCTCATGGTGATTTGCCTGACAATCGGTCTCGTCTTGATGGCTGCATGCCAAAACGTCGAAACATATGCGGCCGCTCAAGTCTTCTACTTGGTTGGCTACAATGGCGTCACCTACTCGATCTCCATCTTCGTTGCCGACACCTCGTCCCTCAAGAACAGATCTCTGATGTTCGCCTTTGCCTCTTCCCCCTACATCATCACCGTCTGGGTTGGTGGGCCCCTTGCGGACGCTTTCCTTTATGGCCCTGGTTGGCGATGGGCTTTTGGCGCTtttgccatcatcactccTGTCATGTGCGTTCCCTTGTTGGCCCTCTTCTACAAGAACtacaagaaggccaaggcccTTGGAGTCATGCCGGAGAGAAACTCTGGGCGCACTTGGCTCGAGAGCCTCAAGTATTACGCCATCGAGTTCGACGTCTTTGGGCTCTTGCTCATCATTGCCGGGTTGGCACTGTTCCTTTTGCCTTTCAACATTTACTTCTACCAGGCCGACGGATGGGCCTCGGCCACCTGCATTGCCATGCTCGTCGTGGGCTTTGTTCTTTGCGTCGCCTTTGCAGTGTATGAGAAGTGGTGGGCGCCCAAGACCTTCATCCCTTATGAACTCCTCACCGATCGGACTGTTCTTGGAGCCTGTATTCTTGCCGGCAACCTGTTCATCTCCTTCTACATCTGGAACAGCTTCTTCGGCTCCTTCCTTCAGGTGGTCAGTGGCTTGGACATCACCAGGGCCAGTTACATCCAGAACATCTACAGCATTGGGTCCTGCTTCTGGTCACTCGTTGTCGGTGTGCTGATCCGCTGGACTGGCCGGTTCAAGTGGTTGGCCTTGTACTTTGGCGTTCCCGTAACCATTCTCGGCGTGGCTCTCATGGTTGTGTTCCGCCAGCCAGATTCCAACATTGGATACATCGCCATGTGCCAGATCTTCATTGCAGTTTCCGGCGGCACTTTGGTTATTTGCGAGCAAATGGCTGCCATGgctgccaccacccatcaGTACATCGCTGTTGTCCTGGCCATCGAGGCCATGTTCGCCAACGTTGGTGGCGCCATTGGCGGCACCGTCGCCACCTCTATCTGGGGCACTGTCTTCCCCAGGAGCTTGAACAAGTTCCTGcccgaggccgagaaggctAACGTGTCGCTCATCTTCTCCGACCTCAAGACCCAGCTCGACTACCCGTGGGGCAGTGAGACGAGAATTGCCATTCAAGATTCGTATGGCGATGCTATGAGGTACATGATTATTGCGTCGGCCGTCATTCAGGTCATTTCGATTGTTTCGGTGGCTGTTTGGAGGGATATCAAGGTGAAGGATTTCAAGCAGGTGAAGGGCAATGTCATCTAA